The following proteins come from a genomic window of Panicum hallii strain FIL2 chromosome 8, PHallii_v3.1, whole genome shotgun sequence:
- the LOC112902741 gene encoding 14-3-3-like protein GF14-D isoform X1, with protein sequence MSPSEPTREESVYMAKLAEQAERYEEMVEFMERVARSAGGAGGGEELSVEERNLLSVAYKNVIGARRASWRIISSIEQKEEGRGNEAHAASIRAYRSKIEAELARICDGILALLDSHLVPSAGAAESKVFYLKMKGDYHRYLAEFKSGAERKEAAESTMNAYKAAQDIALADLAPTHPIRLGLALNFSVFYYEILNSPDRACNLAKQAFDEAISELDSLGEESYKDSTLIMQLLRDNLTLWTSDTNEDGGDEIKEAAAPKESGEGQ encoded by the exons ATGTCGCCGTCGGAGCCGACGCGTGAGGAGAGCGTGTACATGGCGAAGCTTGCGGAGCAGGCGGAGCGGTACGAGGAGATGGTGGAGTTCATGGAGCGCGTGGCGCGCTCGgcgggcggggccggcggcggggaggagctctCCGTCGAGGAGCGAAACCTGCTGTCCGTCGCCTACAAGAACGTCATCGGCGCGCGCAGGGCCTCGTGGCGGATCATCTCCTCCATCGAGCAGAAGGAGGAGGGCCGCGGGAATGAGGCCCACGCCGCATCCATCCGCGCCTACCGCTCCAAGATCGAGGCCGAGCTCGCCCGCATCTGCGACGGCATCCTCGCGCTCCTCGACTCCCACCTCGTCccctccgccggcgccgccgagtCCAAGGTCTTCTACCTCAAGATGAAGGGAGACTACCACAG GTACCTTGCTGAGTTCAAGTCAGGAGCAGAGAGGAAGGAAGCTGCAGAGAGCACCATGAATGCTTACAAAGCTGCCCAG GATATTGCCCTCGCAGATCTGGCTCCGACCCACCCCATCAGGCTTGGACTTGCGCTCAACTTCTCGGTGTTCTACTATGAGATCCTGAACTCCCCTGACCGTGCTTGCAACCTTGCCAAGCAG GCTTTTGATGAGGCTATCTCTGAGCTAGACAGCCTGGGTGAGGAGTCATACAAGGACAGCACTCTAATCATGCAGCTCCTGCGTGACAACTTGACCCTATGGACATCTGACACCAAT GAGGATGGCGGTGATGAGATCAAGGAAGCTGCTGCCCCGAAGGAGTCCGGAGAGGGTCAGTAA
- the LOC112902741 gene encoding 14-3-3-like protein GF14-D isoform X2: protein MSPSEPTREESVYMAKLAEQAERYEEMVEFMERVARSAGGAGGGEELSVEERNLLSVAYKNVIGARRASWRIISSIEQKEEGRGNEAHAASIRAYRSKIEAELARICDGILALLDSHLVPSAGAAESKVFYLKMKGDYHRYLAEFKSGAERKEAAESTMNAYKAAQDIALADLAPTHPIRLGLALNFSVFYYEILNSPDRACNLAKQAFDEACSQLQ from the exons ATGTCGCCGTCGGAGCCGACGCGTGAGGAGAGCGTGTACATGGCGAAGCTTGCGGAGCAGGCGGAGCGGTACGAGGAGATGGTGGAGTTCATGGAGCGCGTGGCGCGCTCGgcgggcggggccggcggcggggaggagctctCCGTCGAGGAGCGAAACCTGCTGTCCGTCGCCTACAAGAACGTCATCGGCGCGCGCAGGGCCTCGTGGCGGATCATCTCCTCCATCGAGCAGAAGGAGGAGGGCCGCGGGAATGAGGCCCACGCCGCATCCATCCGCGCCTACCGCTCCAAGATCGAGGCCGAGCTCGCCCGCATCTGCGACGGCATCCTCGCGCTCCTCGACTCCCACCTCGTCccctccgccggcgccgccgagtCCAAGGTCTTCTACCTCAAGATGAAGGGAGACTACCACAG GTACCTTGCTGAGTTCAAGTCAGGAGCAGAGAGGAAGGAAGCTGCAGAGAGCACCATGAATGCTTACAAAGCTGCCCAG GATATTGCCCTCGCAGATCTGGCTCCGACCCACCCCATCAGGCTTGGACTTGCGCTCAACTTCTCGGTGTTCTACTATGAGATCCTGAACTCCCCTGACCGTGCTTGCAACCTTGCCAAGCAG GCTTTTGATGAGGCCTGTTCTCAACTACAGTGA
- the LOC112902739 gene encoding adagio-like protein 3 isoform X1 — MFDDGAAGNRGAVAVKRMRLWEEDEGVEVVGEGEEGMEVDGDEEEGWAWGAPAAGVGEQRAAAIVVADAAEADFPVIYVNAAFEAATGYRAHEVLGRNCRFLQFRDPRAQRRHPLVDPMIVSEIRRCLNEGIEFQGELLNFRKDGAPLYNRLRLIPMHGDDGSVTHVIGIQLFFEANIDLSNISYPVYKQQSNYRPSIQDLSSASHEHTPKIQSLDYCAILQLSDEVLAHNILSRLSPRDVASIGSVCTRMHELTKNDHLRKMVCQNAWGRDVTVRLEMSTKMLRWGRLARELTTLEAASWRKFTVGGRVEPSRCNFSACAVGNRLVLFGGEGVNMQPMDDTFVLNLEAARPEWRRVKVSASPPGRWGHTLSWLNGSWLVVFGGCGQQGLLNDVFVLDLDAQQPTWREVASEGPPLPRSWHSSCTLDGSKLVVSGGCTESGVLLSDTFLLDLTKEKPAWREIPTSWSPPSRLGHTLSVYGTTKLFMYGGLAKSGSLRLRSSDAYTMDVGEDSPQWRQLATTGFPNVGPPPRLDHVAVSLPCGRIIIFGGSIAGLHSPAELFLIDPAEEKPTWRILNVPGQPPKFAWGHSTCVVGGTRVLVLGGHTGEEWILNELHELCLASRPDEDE, encoded by the exons ATGTTcgacgacggcgcggcggggaaTCGCGGCGCGGTGGCGGTGAAGCGGATGAGGCTGTGGGAGGAGGACGAGGGGGTGGAGGTGGtgggggaaggggaggaggggaTGGAGGTGGACGGGGACGAGGAGGAGGGGTGGgcgtggggggcgccggcggcgggggtcggggagcagagggcggcggcgatcGTGGTGGCGGACGCAGCGGAGGCCGACTTCCCCGTCATCTACGTCAACGCCGCCTTCGAGGCCGCCACGGGGTACCGCGCCCACGAGGTGCTCGGGCGCAACTG CCGGTTCCTGCAATTTCGGGATCCACGTGCGCAAAGGCGGCATCCTCTTGTTGATCCCATGATTGTTTCAGAGATTCGGCGATGCCTCAATGAGGGGATTGAATTCCAAGGCGAGCTGCTCAATTTCCGGAAGGATGGTGCTCCACTTTATAACAGATTAAGGCTCATTCCTATGCATGGGGATGATGGATCTGTGACACATGTTATTGGGATCCAGCTATTCTTTGAGGCAAACATTGATCTCAGCAACATATCATATCCAGTGTATAAACAACAGTCCAACTACAGGCCTAGCATTCAAGATCTGAGCTCAGCTTCTCATGAACATACTCCAAAAATCCAGAGTTTAGACTACTGTGCTATCCTCCAATTGTCAGACGAAGTTCTAGCACACAACATTTTATCTCGCCTGTCGCCAAGAGATGTTGCATCGATTGGATCAGTCTGTACCAGAATGCATGAACTAACCAAGAATGATCACCTGAGGAAGATGGTCTGCCAGAACGCATGGGGAAGAGATGTCACTGTCAGGCTTGAGATGAGCACCAAGATGTTGCGATGGGGTCGCCTTGCAAGAGAGCTAACAACCCTTGAGGCTGCCTCATGGAGAAAGTTCACTGTTGGAGGACGCGTGGAGCCTTCCCGTTGCAACTTCAGTGCATGTGCTGTTGGTAATCGCCTTGTCCTGTTCGGAGGGGAGGGAGTCAACATGCAGCCTATGGATGACACATTTGTGCTTAACTTGGAGGCTGCAAGGCCAGAATGGCGACGTGTCAAGGTCTCTGCCTCCCCACCTGGCCGGTGGGGGCACACTCTATCATGGCTGAATGGGTCATGGCTGGTAGTATTTGGAGGCTGTGGACAGCAAGGTTTGCTCAACGATGTCTTCGTCCTTGACCTCGATGCTCAGCAGCCTACATGGAGGGAGGTTGCAAGTGAGGGTCCTCCACTGCCACGGTCTTGGCACAGCTCATGCACTTTGGATGGTTCAAAGCTTGTTGTCTCAGGTGGGTGCACTGAATCCGGAGTTCTTCTCAGCGACACCTTCCTCCTTGACCTCACAAAGGAAAAACCAGCATGGAGGGAGATTCCTACATCCTGGTCTCCGCCATCCCGCCTTGGCCACACCTTGTCTGTCTATGGTACAACCAAACTATTCATGTATGGTGGACTGGCAAAGAGCGGCTCTCTCCGGCTGCGCTCCAGTGACGCCTACACGATGGATGTCGGCGAAGACAGTCCCCAATGGAGGCAGCTGGCTACAACCGGGTTCCCGAATGTTGGTCCACCGCCAAGGCTTGATCATGTCGCTGTGAGCCTGCCGTGTGGGAGAATCATCATATTTGGTGGCTCGATTGCTGGCCTGCACTCCCCAGCAGAGCTGTTCCTGATCGACCCCGCTGAGGAGAAGCCGACATGGAGGATACTGAACGTCCCTGGGCAGCCACCGAAGTTCGCCTGGGGACACAGCACCTGTGTGGTGGGTGGAACTAGAGTTCTGGTCCTGGGAGGCCACACTGGGGAGGAGTGGATCCTGAATGAGCTCCATGAGCTTTGCCTTGCAAGCAGGCCCGACGAAGACGAGTGA
- the LOC112902739 gene encoding adagio-like protein 3 isoform X2, whose product MNCVHSNLSFSRFLQFRDPRAQRRHPLVDPMIVSEIRRCLNEGIEFQGELLNFRKDGAPLYNRLRLIPMHGDDGSVTHVIGIQLFFEANIDLSNISYPVYKQQSNYRPSIQDLSSASHEHTPKIQSLDYCAILQLSDEVLAHNILSRLSPRDVASIGSVCTRMHELTKNDHLRKMVCQNAWGRDVTVRLEMSTKMLRWGRLARELTTLEAASWRKFTVGGRVEPSRCNFSACAVGNRLVLFGGEGVNMQPMDDTFVLNLEAARPEWRRVKVSASPPGRWGHTLSWLNGSWLVVFGGCGQQGLLNDVFVLDLDAQQPTWREVASEGPPLPRSWHSSCTLDGSKLVVSGGCTESGVLLSDTFLLDLTKEKPAWREIPTSWSPPSRLGHTLSVYGTTKLFMYGGLAKSGSLRLRSSDAYTMDVGEDSPQWRQLATTGFPNVGPPPRLDHVAVSLPCGRIIIFGGSIAGLHSPAELFLIDPAEEKPTWRILNVPGQPPKFAWGHSTCVVGGTRVLVLGGHTGEEWILNELHELCLASRPDEDE is encoded by the coding sequence ATGAACTGTGTTCACTCAAACTTGTCTTTCAGCCGGTTCCTGCAATTTCGGGATCCACGTGCGCAAAGGCGGCATCCTCTTGTTGATCCCATGATTGTTTCAGAGATTCGGCGATGCCTCAATGAGGGGATTGAATTCCAAGGCGAGCTGCTCAATTTCCGGAAGGATGGTGCTCCACTTTATAACAGATTAAGGCTCATTCCTATGCATGGGGATGATGGATCTGTGACACATGTTATTGGGATCCAGCTATTCTTTGAGGCAAACATTGATCTCAGCAACATATCATATCCAGTGTATAAACAACAGTCCAACTACAGGCCTAGCATTCAAGATCTGAGCTCAGCTTCTCATGAACATACTCCAAAAATCCAGAGTTTAGACTACTGTGCTATCCTCCAATTGTCAGACGAAGTTCTAGCACACAACATTTTATCTCGCCTGTCGCCAAGAGATGTTGCATCGATTGGATCAGTCTGTACCAGAATGCATGAACTAACCAAGAATGATCACCTGAGGAAGATGGTCTGCCAGAACGCATGGGGAAGAGATGTCACTGTCAGGCTTGAGATGAGCACCAAGATGTTGCGATGGGGTCGCCTTGCAAGAGAGCTAACAACCCTTGAGGCTGCCTCATGGAGAAAGTTCACTGTTGGAGGACGCGTGGAGCCTTCCCGTTGCAACTTCAGTGCATGTGCTGTTGGTAATCGCCTTGTCCTGTTCGGAGGGGAGGGAGTCAACATGCAGCCTATGGATGACACATTTGTGCTTAACTTGGAGGCTGCAAGGCCAGAATGGCGACGTGTCAAGGTCTCTGCCTCCCCACCTGGCCGGTGGGGGCACACTCTATCATGGCTGAATGGGTCATGGCTGGTAGTATTTGGAGGCTGTGGACAGCAAGGTTTGCTCAACGATGTCTTCGTCCTTGACCTCGATGCTCAGCAGCCTACATGGAGGGAGGTTGCAAGTGAGGGTCCTCCACTGCCACGGTCTTGGCACAGCTCATGCACTTTGGATGGTTCAAAGCTTGTTGTCTCAGGTGGGTGCACTGAATCCGGAGTTCTTCTCAGCGACACCTTCCTCCTTGACCTCACAAAGGAAAAACCAGCATGGAGGGAGATTCCTACATCCTGGTCTCCGCCATCCCGCCTTGGCCACACCTTGTCTGTCTATGGTACAACCAAACTATTCATGTATGGTGGACTGGCAAAGAGCGGCTCTCTCCGGCTGCGCTCCAGTGACGCCTACACGATGGATGTCGGCGAAGACAGTCCCCAATGGAGGCAGCTGGCTACAACCGGGTTCCCGAATGTTGGTCCACCGCCAAGGCTTGATCATGTCGCTGTGAGCCTGCCGTGTGGGAGAATCATCATATTTGGTGGCTCGATTGCTGGCCTGCACTCCCCAGCAGAGCTGTTCCTGATCGACCCCGCTGAGGAGAAGCCGACATGGAGGATACTGAACGTCCCTGGGCAGCCACCGAAGTTCGCCTGGGGACACAGCACCTGTGTGGTGGGTGGAACTAGAGTTCTGGTCCTGGGAGGCCACACTGGGGAGGAGTGGATCCTGAATGAGCTCCATGAGCTTTGCCTTGCAAGCAGGCCCGACGAAGACGAGTGA